The window GCATCTCGTGTGCGAGATATGTTTGATAATGCCAAGAAAAACTCTCCTTGCATCATCTTCATCGACGAGATCGATGCTGTCGGTCGTCATCGTGGCTCCGGTATGGGTGGCGGTAATGATGAGCGTGAGCAAACGCTCAACCAGATGCTCGTTGAGATGGATGGTTTTGAAAGCAATAGCGGTGTGATCGTCGTTGCTGCTACCAACCGTTCCGACGTGTTGGATAAGGCTTTATTGCGTCCAGGACGTTTCGATCGCCAAGTACACGTAGGCTTACCGGACATTCGTGGTCGTGAGCAAATTTTGCAAGTACATATGCGTAAAGTGCCGATAGATCCGGATGTCAATGCTGCTGTACTAGCGCGTGGCACGCCTGGTTTCTCCGGCGCAGATTTGGCAAACTTAGTTAATGAGTCAGCATTATTTGCAGCACGTCGTAATAAGCGTGCGGTAGATATGATAGACTTTGAGGATGCCAAAGATAAGATCTACATGGGTCCTGAGCGTAAATCGGCTGTCATGCGTGAAGAAGAGCGTCGTAACACGGCCTATCATGAGTCGGGTCACGCAGTGGTAGCCAAGGTATTGCCTAAGGCAGATCCAGTTCATAAAGTTACTATCATGCCGCGCGGTATGGCCTTGGGCGTGACTTGGCAGTTGCCTGAATTTGATCGCGTGAACTTGTATAAAGATCGCATGATGGAAGACTTGGCCATTTTGTTTGGTGGTCGTGCTGCTGAAGAGGTGTTTTTAAATTCTTCAAGCACTGGCGCTTCAAATGACTTTGAGCGTGCTACCAAAATGGCTCGTGATATGGTGACCCGTTATGGAATGAGCGATAGCTTAGGTACGATGGTCTACGTAGATACTGAGTCTGAGAGTATTTTCGGACGCAATAGCACGAAGACCGTTTCTGAGTTAACTCAGCAAAAGGTGGATGCAGAAATTCGTGCATTGGTGGATAGTCAGTATGCCT is drawn from Polynucleobacter arcticus and contains these coding sequences:
- the ftsH gene encoding ATP-dependent zinc metalloprotease FtsH, whose amino-acid sequence is MNNNMLQKIGVWLIVGLVLFTVFKQFDKPRDQTQVTYSQFMDDAKAGKVKRVDVQGRTLQVTPNDGTKYSIISPGDIWMVGDLMKYGVQVTGKADDEPNMLVSALYYLGPTLLIIGFWFFMMRQMQGGGKGGAFSFGKSKARLVDENSNTVTFADVAGCDEAKEEVFEIVDFLKDPQKFQKLGGHIPHGVLLVGPPGTGKTLLARAIAGEAKVPFFAISGSDFVEMFVGVGASRVRDMFDNAKKNSPCIIFIDEIDAVGRHRGSGMGGGNDEREQTLNQMLVEMDGFESNSGVIVVAATNRSDVLDKALLRPGRFDRQVHVGLPDIRGREQILQVHMRKVPIDPDVNAAVLARGTPGFSGADLANLVNESALFAARRNKRAVDMIDFEDAKDKIYMGPERKSAVMREEERRNTAYHESGHAVVAKVLPKADPVHKVTIMPRGMALGVTWQLPEFDRVNLYKDRMMEDLAILFGGRAAEEVFLNSSSTGASNDFERATKMARDMVTRYGMSDSLGTMVYVDTESESIFGRNSTKTVSELTQQKVDAEIRALVDSQYALARSILEQNRDKVEAMVAALLEWETIDAEQITDIMEGRPPRSPKAPPATQFGNSAGTPGPAAGAAPATA